One window of Henckelia pumila isolate YLH828 unplaced genomic scaffold, ASM3356847v2 CTG_525:::fragment_3, whole genome shotgun sequence genomic DNA carries:
- the LOC140873245 gene encoding beta-glucuronosyltransferase GlcAT14A isoform X2, with translation MHHHHPPSAAAALPSPYILLSTTLFSLLLVLSLITIPTSPRPPSRPHPSLFPGRHRILFHHPSTTPPALPSLAYFISGSANDSGRLIRLLHSVYHPRNHYLLHLDRSATHSERETLAASVKSVSVFVAAQNVHVIGKADYVFDNGPSYLSSTLHGAALLLRVSDTWDWFVSLDVHDYPLVTQDDLLHILSYLPRDLNFVNHTGYIGWRESRMLKPIVVDTALFLEEDSEMFYATQKRELPDTFRLFTGSSSSILSRKFLEFCITGTDNLPRILLMYLSNTPESSTVYFPTVACNSQQFNRTTINHSFHYASLDSRHEPDFLNSSNFNDLIQSGAVFASPFRENDPLLDQIDHEILLRRPGAPVPGGWCLGNSVKDKCDIWGDSDVLKPGMGAKRLERRLVEILSNETTRSHRCIDE, from the exons ATGCACCACCACCACCCGCCGTCCGCCGCCGCCGCCTTGCCCTCTCCATACATTCTTCTATCCACCACCCTTTTCTCCCTTCTCCTCGTCCTTTCCCTCATTACCATCCCCACCTCTCCCCGACCCCCCTCCCGGCCCCACCCATCCCTCTTCCCCGGCCGCCACCGCATCCTCTTTCACCACCCATCAACCACCCCTCCGGCACTCCCTTCACTCGCCTACTTCATATCCGGATCCGCCAACGACTCGGGCCGGCTTATACGTCTTCTTCACTCCGTTTATCACCCTAGGAATCACTACCTCCTCCACCTTGACCGCTCTGCCACGCATTCCGAGCGTGAGACTTTGGCAGCTTCTGTCAAATCTGTGTCGGTCTTTGTAGCTGCGCAGAATGTTCATGTGATTGGGAAGGCGGACTATGTGTTCGACAATGGGCCTTCGTATCTCTCGTCCACGCTTCACGGCGCTGCTCTATTGCTTCGTGTTTCGGATACTTGGGATTGGTTCGTTAGTCTGGATGTTCATGATTATCCCCTTGTAACTCAAGATG ATCTTTTGCATATCTTGTCCTATCTGCCCCGCGATCTTAATTTTGTGAATCACACGGGCTATATTGGCTGGAGAGA ATCGCGCATGTTGAAACCAATCGTTGTTGACACTGCCCTCTTTCTTGAGGAGGATAGTGAGATGTTTTATGCCACTCAAAAGAGAGAGCTTCCAGATACATTCCGATTATTTACAG GTTCATCTTCAAGTATTTTGAGTCGGAAATTTCTTGAGTTCTGCATCACGGGTACAGATAACCTACCAAGGATACTACTAATGTACCTATCCAACACACCCGAATCAAGTACCGTTTACTTCCCAACAGTTGCATGCAATTCCCAACAATTCAATCGAACAACAATCAACCACAGCTTTCATTACGCCTCCCTCGACTCCAGGCACGAGCCCGACTTTCTCAACTCAAGCAACTTCAATGATCTGATCCAGAGTGGAGCGGTCTTCGCATCACCATTCAGGGAAAACGACCCCCTTCTTGACCAGATCGACCATGAAATCCTGCTGCGACGTCCTGGTGCGCCTGTTCCTGGTGGATGGTGTTTAGGCAATTCGGTTAAAGATAAGTGTGACATATGGGGAGACTCGGATGTTTTGAAGCCTGGTATGGGCGCTAAGAGGCTTGAAAGACGTCTTGTTGAGATTCTATCGAATGAAACGACCCGATCCCATCGATGCATAGACGAATGA
- the LOC140873179 gene encoding uncharacterized protein, whose amino-acid sequence MAESGNNASRGRGRGRGRPRIDVNTEVNQATGRLEQLRMDELVARFHTMRPPRYFGNEGPEKAEIWITEIEDLFDLIEYPSAQRLKLALHQLKDRAKMWWATTLMTLESQKVTPSWDVFKLKFRESYCPPSFYSAKSTEFHNLKQGNMSVQDYADTFYELLKYAPHVAASQGAIVESFTEGLDDRLHPFVSTGKPMNYPEAVELAKRAEASFRRRSGNKTPIQHQSGKQSSSHFSTSSLRPKGKQFKKSGSSSTSSEGSGKQSGQRYTGPYCDNCGGKHFSNQCVGVQGLCNVCGRPGHFARVCPSQTGKSVQAGSGTPGGKFSAPSHSSQQSSRPHQQSRGQGGQQNQPPVRVFALTEDEAQAAPGYPSDFSAPGGGSAGGAR is encoded by the exons ATGGCTGAAAGTGGTAATAATGCTAGTCGTGGTCGTGGGCGTGGTCGTGGGAGACCTCGCATTGATGTTAATACCGAGGTTAATCAAGCTACTGGACGATTGGAACAACTTAGGATGGATGAGTTAGTTGCCCGTTTCCATACCATGCGTCCACCTCGTTATTTTGGTAATGAGGGACCTGAAAAAGCTGAAATCTGGATTACCGAGATTGAAGATCtctttgatttgattgaatatCCGTCGGCGCAACGTTTGAAGCTAGCACTCCATCAGTTGAAGGATCGTGCTAAGATGTGGTGGGCTACTACCTTGATGACTTTGGAATCTCAGAAAGTAACACCGTCTTGGGATGTATTCAAGCTGAAGTTCAGGGAAAGTTATTGTCCTCCATCATTCTATAGTGCCAAATCAACTGAATTCCATAACTTGAAACAAGGAAATATGTCGGTGCAAGACTATGCTGATACTTTTTACGAACTGTTGAAGTATGCTCCTCATGTTGCTGCTAGTCAGGGAGCTATTGTTGAAAGCTTCACTGAAGGATTAGATGATCGCTTGCATCCATTTGTCTCGACTGGAAAGCCAATGAATTATCCCGAAGCTGTGGAATTGGCAAAAAGGGCTGAGGCAAGTTTTCGAAGGAGAAGTGGAAACAAGACTCCTATCCAGCACCAATCTGGCAAGCAATCTTCAAGTCATTTTAGTACTTCATCTTTACGTCCAAAagggaaacaattcaagaaATCTGGCTCTAGTTCTACTAGTTCTGAAGGTTCTGGAAAGCAGAGTGGACAACGCTACACTGGTCCTTATTGTGATAACTGCGGTGGGAAACATTTCAGCAATCAATGTGTGGGAGTTCAAGGACTTTGCAATGTTTGTGGTAGACCAGGACACTTTGCTCGAGTTTGCCCCAGTCAGACAGGAAAATCAGTGCAGGCAGGTAGTGGAACACCTGGTGGCAAATTTTCTGCACCATCCCACTCTTCTCAACAGTCGAGCAGGCCACATCAGCAATCAAGAGGACAAGGTGGTCAACAAAATCAGCCACCCGTTCGTGtatttgccttgacagaggacgAGGCACAGGCAGCTCCAG GCTACCCAAGTGACTTTTCAGCACCAGGCGGAGGGTCCGCTGGCGGAGCTCGTTGA
- the LOC140873245 gene encoding beta-glucuronosyltransferase GlcAT14A isoform X1 — MHHHHPPSAAAALPSPYILLSTTLFSLLLVLSLITIPTSPRPPSRPHPSLFPGRHRILFHHPSTTPPALPSLAYFISGSANDSGRLIRLLHSVYHPRNHYLLHLDRSATHSERETLAASVKSVSVFVAAQNVHVIGKADYVFDNGPSYLSSTLHGAALLLRVSDTWDWFVSLDVHDYPLVTQDDLLHILSYLPRDLNFVNHTGYIGWRDRSRMLKPIVVDTALFLEEDSEMFYATQKRELPDTFRLFTGSSSSILSRKFLEFCITGTDNLPRILLMYLSNTPESSTVYFPTVACNSQQFNRTTINHSFHYASLDSRHEPDFLNSSNFNDLIQSGAVFASPFRENDPLLDQIDHEILLRRPGAPVPGGWCLGNSVKDKCDIWGDSDVLKPGMGAKRLERRLVEILSNETTRSHRCIDE, encoded by the exons ATGCACCACCACCACCCGCCGTCCGCCGCCGCCGCCTTGCCCTCTCCATACATTCTTCTATCCACCACCCTTTTCTCCCTTCTCCTCGTCCTTTCCCTCATTACCATCCCCACCTCTCCCCGACCCCCCTCCCGGCCCCACCCATCCCTCTTCCCCGGCCGCCACCGCATCCTCTTTCACCACCCATCAACCACCCCTCCGGCACTCCCTTCACTCGCCTACTTCATATCCGGATCCGCCAACGACTCGGGCCGGCTTATACGTCTTCTTCACTCCGTTTATCACCCTAGGAATCACTACCTCCTCCACCTTGACCGCTCTGCCACGCATTCCGAGCGTGAGACTTTGGCAGCTTCTGTCAAATCTGTGTCGGTCTTTGTAGCTGCGCAGAATGTTCATGTGATTGGGAAGGCGGACTATGTGTTCGACAATGGGCCTTCGTATCTCTCGTCCACGCTTCACGGCGCTGCTCTATTGCTTCGTGTTTCGGATACTTGGGATTGGTTCGTTAGTCTGGATGTTCATGATTATCCCCTTGTAACTCAAGATG ATCTTTTGCATATCTTGTCCTATCTGCCCCGCGATCTTAATTTTGTGAATCACACGGGCTATATTGGCTGGAGAGA CAGATCGCGCATGTTGAAACCAATCGTTGTTGACACTGCCCTCTTTCTTGAGGAGGATAGTGAGATGTTTTATGCCACTCAAAAGAGAGAGCTTCCAGATACATTCCGATTATTTACAG GTTCATCTTCAAGTATTTTGAGTCGGAAATTTCTTGAGTTCTGCATCACGGGTACAGATAACCTACCAAGGATACTACTAATGTACCTATCCAACACACCCGAATCAAGTACCGTTTACTTCCCAACAGTTGCATGCAATTCCCAACAATTCAATCGAACAACAATCAACCACAGCTTTCATTACGCCTCCCTCGACTCCAGGCACGAGCCCGACTTTCTCAACTCAAGCAACTTCAATGATCTGATCCAGAGTGGAGCGGTCTTCGCATCACCATTCAGGGAAAACGACCCCCTTCTTGACCAGATCGACCATGAAATCCTGCTGCGACGTCCTGGTGCGCCTGTTCCTGGTGGATGGTGTTTAGGCAATTCGGTTAAAGATAAGTGTGACATATGGGGAGACTCGGATGTTTTGAAGCCTGGTATGGGCGCTAAGAGGCTTGAAAGACGTCTTGTTGAGATTCTATCGAATGAAACGACCCGATCCCATCGATGCATAGACGAATGA